The sequence AGAAGGCAAAAGCCTTCGGAGATTCAACTTTGGTCATAGCCTAAGCACAAAGATTATGGAAGGTGAAGGAAGAACACTTGAAGCCTTATTAGCAATATTTAGAGAAATTGACCAAAACCTTTGACAAGATGAATACAATATCATACATAGAGCTCAAAACCAGTATGCAAATGCCTTGGCTACTTTAGTCTCAATGGTTGAAATACCCGAGGGAGTATAGACGCGACCCTCAGAGATTGAGTAGAGTTATGAGTTTGTGCACAAGGAGAATGCAGAGTCTTCAGTTTTGGCTATAAAAGAGGAAGGAATCCCTTAGTATTATGACATCATGAAATTCTAGGAATTAGAGGTATATCCTGACGATGCCAATAAGAGAAAGCGTCGTTCGGTTAGAATGATGGCAATGCAATACATCCTATGTGGAGGTCAGCTTTATAGGAGGTCTTACAATGGTGTGCACCTTCGTTgtctaaagaaagaagaagccgAAAGAGTCAGGGAAGAAGTCCATCAAGAGATTTGTAGTCCTTACATGAATGGGAGGATGTTGGCCAACAAGATTTTAAGGATAGGATACTATTGGAATACAATGGAAGTTGATTGTGTAGACTTTGTGAAGAGTTGCCATGACTGCCAAACACATGCAAATTTGAACCATGTAACACCTAATGAGCTATATAGCAAGACTTCTCCATGGCCTTTCTCAGCATGGGGCATAGATATGATTGGAAGGGTAGCCCTTAAGGCCTCAAATGGACATGAGTACATCCTAATGGAAATGGACTATTTCACCATGTGGGTTGAAGCAGCTTTCTACTTTGTATTGAAAGCTAAGAATTTGACCAGATTCATATAACATCATTTGCCGAATTAGGGTACCACAAGAGATCATCTCGGATAATAGTTCCCACTTTGAAGGGAAAATTCGAAGGATCATGGAGTTGTACAACATTAAGCATCACAAGTTTTCACCATACCGACCACAAACCAATAGGGGCCATAGAAGCAGCCAATAAGAACATCAAGAATATCCTAGCCAAGATGTCAGTGACATACAAGGATTGGGCCAAAAAGCTTCCATTCGCCTTATGGGGTTACAGAACTTCTATCCATGCACCAACTGGGGCAACCCCCtactctttggtttttgggaGTAAAACGATACATTCCATTGAAGTGGAGGTACAATTTTTTAGGGTGCTAGTAGAAACTAAGGTCCTAAAAGAAGAATTGATGAGAAAAAGATATGAATAGTTGGCTTTGATAGATGAAAAGAGAGCTAAAGCACATTACCATGCACAGGGTTATCAAAAGAGGATTACTAGGGCATTTAACAAAAAAGTGAAGCCTAGAAACCTTAAGGAAGGaggcttcggttatatatatatagagtagatggtgttggggacatatttttatgtaattggcatatcctttgacaaaacgcactttacttttatttgggtaaatctaagtaggttcaagatgatcattacaagtggttaaattgaagacatgaaaattactcaagaactgctcaagaaaagtgcaaactgcaagtctcgatacctcctcaacagaagctcgatctgtcgagattcattaaagctcaacagatgTCTCGATTGATCAGattatagccagcaacgtttttactctaaaaggcaatttgtttatgggtttgtataattcttattagaCTAGGAAAgtccaaggtttgtgtaaatctatttggaataggagagcccattaaagctcctatttaaaaaaggtggaaaaagaaaaatctaaccctagagagcttcataagattttctttttaaaaccctagcctcctcctacagaagaaagagttcttgctgcattTCTTatacgcctttgggttttgtgaccaagcaaagtctcttacaccaacattgaagattttattggcgtttctatgtgaagctgctgcaaatcaactacaacaatcaaaaggttgctgtggagttagtcacgtactgggattcatgcaaaggagtaagtcgcgtactgagatccgcacaattggttagtcacgtactaggagccatgcATCGAAAAtgaaagattgtcactacagaacaagtccaattgggtattggggtaagggttcaactgtaggttggtataaagtactgggattcctttacttgtaaccgcttgttgtgataagaGTAGATTCttaagagtggtgaccttaaaatcacccggtgaggtttttgccttggaggttttccccattcgtaaacaatcaccatgtcaattaaTTTTCCGCTACACtctagtttattggtgatttgtttgtgctaccacgcgtttgcatgttaatttgattaattaataatcttggctaattaatcaacttaatccatcacaaggggttaatacgtttttggcctatcagatGGATTAAGataaatatgaatatttttttaagaagtaaaaaaagaagTGGACGGTTGAAGTATTTCAAACAGataacaaatataattttatataaagaaatataaaagaagtgGAGAAGCAAAAATTTCAGTAAGTTGAAGAATGCTAAGGCCCTGTTTGGTTTGCTCTTAACTTAAAACTCAGTTCTCATCTCTCATTTCTCATCACTCAAACTCAGTTCCCATATCTCATATCTTTGcctctattttttctttaactttgtCTACTTTTTGTTTGGTTCCAAATCTCCCAATgcataactcaaaattttgacaaaatggTGGAGCCCACACACTGTCCAGACTCCAAATCAGATGTCAAAATGGTaacattgaaattattttcctcccatttttaGCCTCTCTCCTCATTATGTGATTTCCAGCCACCCCTGCATCTACCACCACCGACTACCCACAAACCTACCACCAACAATCCACAAACCCACCAATCATAATCCTCAAAAACCCAACCCACCTCCACTGTTTTCCATCCAACACCgtacaaatcacaaaaaatcaaacccatccaCCACAACAAATTACCCcataaaacccacaaactctaaaatcaaatttcaagtCAAAAAGCATATCTCAACCtgattaaaatgaaaatcacaACCTTAATCGAAACTCTGATATCATTATTTGGCCTCCACCATCTTTGTCTTCACCAGTGTGACCACCATCTCTTCCATCACTAGTGTGAaggcaaaagaaagaaagaaagaaagaagaataagaagcagccagagtgaagaagaaaagaaagaaagattagagaaaattaagaggaaagagaaagaaataagaaagagaagaaagaaagaaaacacgTATAAgcacagagagagaaaaagtaaggaagaaaaagattttaaaaaaaagtggtaGTGAGAACATGTGGTCTAACCATGGGCCCCACACATTAccaaatatttacaaaaatgcctATAACTTAGTTTCCATAAATTTGAAAACTCTTAAAACTTGTTTTCAATTCTCATCAttccaactcttttttttttttagttttgagttaaaaactCAACTCAATAACTAAACCAAACAACATATTTTTAAGTGGGGCCCACGATTTTCGAGTTTTGGATGATAAAAACTGAGTTATATAACTCAAACTAATCAAACCAAACACCCTCTAAATGACTCttttaactctatttttttgttttcttttttgtaagaaataaaattaaactaaaaggTGCGAGATTTTAGAGTTTGAGTATATTAGATCCTTTATGAAGTCGCCGGTTCGGTTGGTTGGTTACCATACATTGGGGAGTCAACGTAGATGGATAAAAGTAGGCGTTATGGACGGTTGAGATGGGTAGACATGTCATGCGTGCAGTGCGACTTCATATTTAGAACCATGTAGATGTAGGTGCAGAACCGTatcttaaattatataatacaaCGTGGGGAGCTCAACCTCGATCAAAGAACAACGTGAGGGCTACTAGCCATATATATTTCGTTTCATATATATCAACCACTACTGCAAACACATTAACAGGTATTAGCTAGGCAATTGATTGTTGCAGTAATTCCGAGTCACGTTAGACATGAGGAAGTCGAACGTAGTCCTCCTAGCTTTGTTGGTTGGCATTCTCCAGTTGGAAGCGACCATTGCGACGGTCTTCAACTTCAACTACGGTGAGGCCCTTGACAAGAGCTTATTGTTTTTTGAGGCACAGAGATCTGGTAAACTTCCACCAACTCAGCGAGTCACATGGCGGGCTGACTCGGGACTCAAAGATGGGTTTTCACAAGGGGTAAggctaatttatttttaataccaAATTAATCACATGAGAAGAGAAGTGTAGTACCCAACTGCATGTTTTGGATTTGGTATATAAGTCATGTTAATGAATGTTTTTAAGATAATAGTTgataaattatattagaaaaattttgacaacatttttataaaaaataaaaaataaaaatcgtcaataaaattaattaatttaattattttatcatttttttataaaatatatttttaaaaataattactaaACCAATGCCTTATGGAATTCTTTAACATTTACCTGTATATATGTATTTACAGGTGGACTTGGTTGGAGGATATTATGATGCAGGCGACCATGTGAAGTTTGGGCTTCCAATGGCATTCAGTGTGACAATGCTTGCATGGGGAGCTATTGAGTTCAGCAAAGAAATCACAGAGTATAACCAAATGGAGAACACCTTATGGGCCATTAGATGGGGTACTGATTACTTCATCAAAGCTCATCCACAACCTAATGTTCTTTGGGGACAGGTAAGACTAGGAGGACACACACAGTTTTTGGTCTTCTATTTCCTATGCCATCAATCCATGTTTGGTGACCAGAgtgtatatataacattataaatacaaaataacctcgaattttattgaattagttttagttttaaataattataaaataaaagttgattatGATAATAAGTCATCCCATAATAATTCAAATTGATAAACTgccaaataaaatactaaaaaatattccaaaaaacataaagaagtTAAGAAATTGTGAATTCAAACGCATATATTATATCAATAGTTGGGACTAGGAATGATTCGATCGACCATTCGATTAAGGAAGTTATTAATAAGATGGATTTAGTAGTGTTTGATTGacataaatttgtaaataattaataatctgCAGGTGGGTGATGGGGCCTCTGATCACTATTGTTGGGAGCGAGCTGAAGATATGACAACTCCAAGGAATGGTTACAAGCTTGATGCAAATAATCCGGGTTCGGACCTTGCCGGTGAAACTGCTGCTGCCTTGGCTGCATCTGCCATAGCTTTCAAGCCTTATAACTCATCCTACTCTAATCTCCTTTTGGTACACGCCAAACAGGTGAGTACGTACGTACGTGTATTGTATTGATGATAAGCAGCCTCTCTCGACAGATCGATAATCTTCAATTTTGTTGCAGCTTTTCTCATTTGCAGACAACTTCAGAGGCCTGTACGACGACTCTATCCCGTCTGCTAAGCAATTCTACACGTCATCAGGTTATTCGGTTAGTAAAATGATAATTCATTGGCTCTTTCTAATCTTCATTCTcatacttttgtttttgtatattAATCTGAATCAACttacttatatatatgtgtatgtttttttttttttttggtgaaggATGAGCTATTGTGGGCTGCTGCCTGGCTGTATGAAGCAACCAATGATGTGTACTACTTGAAGTATGTAGTGGACAACGCGGTGTACTTGGGTGGAACTGGATGGGCAGTAAAGGAATTCTCTTGGGATAACAAATATGCCGGTGTACAGATCCTTCTTTCAAAGGTCAAATTTTTATAATCCAAGACCTCCATTTTAGAGTTAAAAGTAAaactcttctcttttttaacaCCAAATGGAAGTGAACATTGAAAGATGTTAAGCTCAAATGTATTAGATATGtatgttttaataaatttatacgTTCATGATCAGCTTGTTTAATtagtatattttgtttattaactACAGTCtttggtaaagtagtcaattTCCGTCACCAACTAACTGCAAGTTTTAGTTGAATTAGAAATCATAAtacttattattaattaagaCTAACCGGAAGTCATTGATTTGCAGGTACTGCTGGAGGGAAAAGGCGGTGCCTTCACTAACACGCTAATGCAATATCAGGCAAAGGCAGACTACTTTGCCTGTGCTTGTCTACAAAAAAATGATGGCTACAATGTCTACAAAACTACTGGTTTGTATTTGAATTTAGAATGTCACTGTGACCCAGTTCTAGAGAAATTTTCACTAATCTTTTATAAGAACTTTAACTGATAAATTGAGTCTTTTCCTATCTCCTAATTATATggattcctttccttttgtACGTTTCTTTCATTCATCAGGGGGCTTATTGTACGTGCGTGAATGGAACAACATGCAGTATGTCTCATCTGCTGCTTTTCTTCTTGCTGTATACTCCGAATACCTTTCTGCAGCCAACGCCAAGCTCACTTGCCCAGAAGGCCTAATTCAACCTCAGGAGCTCCTTAATTTTGCAAAGTCACAGGTATATATGTCttcatttgaattttcatttctttcttgaGTAATACGACGTTTaccacaataattttcacattttttttttcacacctaGCAACTGCATTCTTATGAGGTATATCATTATTGAAGTATCGTGGCTTTAATGTAAGCCCCGCCATTGGAAATAGTATATTATGAGATGGTCTCTCTTTCATAACATACATGGTTTCCACTTGCTTTGAGATAGTGGTTTTATGAAACTATCTCATGAAATACTCTCTCTAACTATTGATGTCCTCTTATTAGCACAAATCATAATATGCCACTATCTCAACATGTATGAAAAATAATTGGAAAGTTGTACTGTTGTAGTGCCCTTGGACTTCATGTTCTTTTAATCACCAAGACTTTATACTAAGCGTGCGTTTGCGAGTTGATGATTCTGCGTTTGCATTTGTGTTTGGCTGGTCCCTTGGCACTGTCCATGGACTAGCCATAGCCTAAAAACGcgtaaacaatatttttttctttttaaaatatattttgctagtgttttcagcaataagttttcagttttcaacaaataagcagTATTCAAACAGACACTATTTTCAATTGGTTGGTTTTGCAGGCTGACTACATCCTAGGTAATAACCCTAAGTCAATAAGTTACATAGTTGGTTACGGACCAAATTATCCAACTCATGTTCACCATAGAGGTGCTTCCATTGCCTCTATACACATACTCCATTCTGTGGTTGAATGTGTGCAAGGTTTTGAGGCATGGTATCAAAACCCTCAAGGAAATCCTAATGTGATATATGGAGCCCTGGTGGGCGGTCCTAATCAGAATGATGACTTCTCCGATGACCGGTCCAATTATGAAGAAACCGAACCTACACTTTCTGGCAATGCTCCTCTCATAGGCCTCTTTGCTAAGCTTCAAAGTGTCAAAGGAATTCCAGGTGAGAACCCATTGGAGGATCATATATACTTGTTTTTATACAAATAATCTTACATAAATGGAAAATTGTATCTtctagaatttttcttttagttaaCAAATTTATGCGTATGCCCATTGCTATCATGTTCATAATCTGATGGTTTATGGTTAAACATACTCTCATTGTTATAACTCTGACG comes from Castanea sativa cultivar Marrone di Chiusa Pesio chromosome 3, ASM4071231v1 and encodes:
- the LOC142629885 gene encoding endoglucanase 5, whose amino-acid sequence is MRKSNVVLLALLVGILQLEATIATVFNFNYGEALDKSLLFFEAQRSGKLPPTQRVTWRADSGLKDGFSQGVDLVGGYYDAGDHVKFGLPMAFSVTMLAWGAIEFSKEITEYNQMENTLWAIRWGTDYFIKAHPQPNVLWGQVGDGASDHYCWERAEDMTTPRNGYKLDANNPGSDLAGETAAALAASAIAFKPYNSSYSNLLLVHAKQLFSFADNFRGLYDDSIPSAKQFYTSSGYSDELLWAAAWLYEATNDVYYLKYVVDNAVYLGGTGWAVKEFSWDNKYAGVQILLSKVLLEGKGGAFTNTLMQYQAKADYFACACLQKNDGYNVYKTTGGLLYVREWNNMQYVSSAAFLLAVYSEYLSAANAKLTCPEGLIQPQELLNFAKSQADYILGNNPKSISYIVGYGPNYPTHVHHRGASIASIHILHSVVECVQGFEAWYQNPQGNPNVIYGALVGGPNQNDDFSDDRSNYEETEPTLSGNAPLIGLFAKLQSVKGIPGPYHTKLPAIHQTTKSTYPPKAPAPAPYTKSSNAPVQFLHSITSTWTIAQSAYYRHKVLIKNTSQKPITDLKLLIEKLSGPLWGLSPTNVKNIYELPLWQKVLNPGAECIFVYIQGGPQAKLSVLSYH